TTCATATGTTCCACCAGTGATCCGCCAAGGTACCTTCTCCAAGTACGATTATGGAAAGCTTAAAAATCTGAAAGAGTATGGCACGTTCAAACCACCAAAGTTCGACCTTAGCCGCATACCCAAATCATTGCCTTTGTGGATGGCTTATGGTGGAAATGATGCTTTAGCAGATATATCTGATTTCCAGCACACGCTCAAGGAACTGCGATCCACACCAGAGGTGGTTTATCTTGAAAACTATGGTCATGTTGACTTCATTTTAAGCTTGCAAGCAAAACAAGATCTTTATGACCCTATGATCAGTTTTTTCAAGTCACTGGGGAAATTTAGTAGTATTTAAAGCTTCCTTCCTTCCATTACATGTAATATAACGATTCATAAGTCCATGTATTATATTACACAGGTGCTGTTAAAACAGTAAACATACAGTGGAGACTGTCCACTTTGATCTTCTGTCTGTAAATATTGTGATAATAATTCTCACATGATTGGCTTAAAATCTGTATAgcaacttttaattatttacattcttGGTTTTCCATTGATTGGTTGAAGTTAAAAccattgtttgaaaaaaaatggtttCAAACCGTTCAATGAAAAGAGGAAAGAAGTTGAAACAAATCAACGAAGATGTAGAAAGGATGGAGTGCTCCACGGATTTGAAGGTACCTTTCTATACTCTCAACCACTCCTATGCTGGTAGTAACAAATAGCGTTAGTTATTAAGTTAAGCATgctcttttattttatcttaactttgttttttaatacttaattacgtattacttataaataaaaatataatgttgatataaaGCAAAAAGCTTAATCATCTAATCAAGAGGTGTCAAAAGAAATTTAGTTTAAGAACTAGGCTAAATAAATGATGCTGGTCtagacttttttttatttatattattttttttatttgaccaaAATGTCACTTTGAAAAAAACTACAGAAATGTCCTACTTTTTTGTCTCAGTTGCTGATCGCAATTTGGAAATACAACGATgcgaaattttttttttttgtctcttaATAGATGGTCGCATTACGGGAATGCGACCTTCTACTtctataatttttgttgttaccattttataaataattttgttaattattaattttatttattattatttaataaattataaataattaaaatactattaataaaataaaatatattaataaataataataataataaataaataaataaataaaatacattaataataataataattttaataatattatacattttaatagtaataataaagtaaattatattaataaaataaaatttattaaattgaaaaaataaaatacgttaatttaaagaaaaaatatcataaattgaaaaaaaaaaacatcaaattcatattttattattcttatttttaataatttttatttattagataaaaaaataaaagttgttataataatgtgcAATAGAGGAGGAAGTTGTCATAATATGTATCAGAACAAATAATGTGTCTATGATAATTGTGATAAAATAACAACGTATTTTCTTaacatttttctcttatttaactgcatttttttttctctctccaacttattatgttttattttattttattaatagtattttgattttttttaattatttttattttattaaataatgaataactcaaatgttaataaaataatattaaatgttaatttaactgCAAAATAAGATTGAgttgtcaaaataatataacatgcaGTTAAATAAGAGAgaattgttaagaaaatatgtttttattttaacgCCAAAATACGAGAGACACGTTCTTTGTTTTGACACTTCTTATAACAACTTTCTTCTATTATAACACTTTCTCCTAATTATTTTGgcacattattattaaaattattattctttttattattattaaaatttataatattattaaaattattattattattaatgtattttatttattattattattattgtttattaatatattttatttttattatttataatttattaaataacaaaattaataattaacataattatttataaaatgataaaataaattatagcaGTAGAAGATCGTATCCCTTATATGCGACTATATATCAAGAGACAAGAAATTCGTTTTTACATTGCGTTCTCAAATTGCAATTTACAACTAAACAAAAAAGTAGaacatttttgtatttttttttttttttttgaaagtgtGCCATTTTAgtcaaataaaaacaaaagaaagatataaataaaaaaagtctcGCTGGTCTACGTACATCGGCtgagaaatttttttatgcGAGCAAGTTTTTTGTTGTAAGGGCTAAGGTCCAGGCAAACAACTAAAAGATAGACAAAATGAATGAGTGACAGTATTATGATCATTGATCAATTCTCTGAATTGATTTGACAATGGTTTGACGAGGATGATTATTGTCACAACCCCTGCTATGCACCTATAACCCCTGCTACAGGCTGAATTCAGACCATGATATATTACCTCACTACCGAGGATGATCATAATTGGGGGATGGCCCAAAGACAAGACTATCAAGACAACCGACttatgcttttaaaaaaaatctatttaatatAAAGGTGTGCCACGAGTCTATGATATATATTGTactattataaaaagtaaaattaatgcCATCCTTATCTCAAATAAATATTGTCCTGATAAAGATTTGATAGATTAACTGTGTCAACggttgaaaaaatttaaatgaaatatattgcAATAGTTTAAGATATGATTTTGCAaaggaaatgaaatttaaataaaaatgtagtaataattttactaaaatattggtataaattttaaaaacatctTATCTTAAAATTGACTTTAATGTAACCGGTGTGATCTCTTGATATCCACCACAAAAGCTATCAAACTTGATCCTGGTACCTAACCATCACAACTTGATGCAACCGTAACAGGGGCTGGATGAATCCATCTGACAACACTTGAACCATGATTAATTGTATGTGCAGTGAAGCATTTATAGACTTAAAATTACCTTCAGTAACTGATATACCATGCTCTTAATTTTCTGATACAAAATCATGTTCTTATTTTCAACACAGATTCATAAAGTTCCTTCATTACTCTTCCACCATAGGTTATCAAGGATCAAACCACAAATTCCAAGGCTTGCTTAACACAATCTGCTGAAACCAATTTAACAGCAACCAACTTTTTAAATCCTggttaatgaaaaaaaatctgaattatcagaattaaaaaatttgatcaagattttcTTGTTAGCTGGATTTTCTCTAACCACATGGAAATGATCTTCCAATAGATGAGAACAACTGATGCATGAACTGGTTTGAGTAATTCCTCTTCTCAATCTACTAGCATTATTAGTCAATAGTGAGGCATGACCAATTTTCCACGACAACACCCTAACCCGTTGTTCAGGGTCATTCCAAGATCAAACATGAATACCTGATACCTGATTAAATGAACCAGCATCGGTTCTGAAATACTAAGGCAGCAGAGGTTTAAAAGCAGAAGAAACAGAAAATACTTTGAAATttcaattgaataaaaatacatctttaatcttttaagtttaatttagatcttataaattttttttatttaattttttaattacattttatttgtataattaattttaaattatactaaATTCATTTGATCTTTTAAGAttgacaattttaataataatgaaatgttaagaaataattaaaacatataactatacaaattattttataagtgaaagaagttaataaaattgattatatagataaatatttatttttaaacttttaagtTTAAACATGTATTTGAAATAGTTGTATTAAAAAAACagaaatgtaaataatttataagatgtaattaatattatttgaaaaattaatataaaatatatattattacaacatttaataaatttttaatgatcAATTTGCagttacattaatttttattaaaaataaaataaaaaattaataatataatataatataatttaaatagctaaattaaaaaaaaaaacataaaaaacttTACATTGAGCTAAACTTAAAAAACCTTACCTGTATTTTTTGCTTTATTGATTTAATCTATCTGtaaacattttgaaaaaaagaaatcgatacgaaaattttgaattaaatgcTAAAGGATGGGTGTGTGGCtgtaaacattttaaaaaaaatctatatgaATATTCTGAATTAAATGCTAAGAGATGGGTGTGTGGCTgcaaacatttaaaaaaaaaaaagaaatctatatgaaaattttgaattaaatgcTAAGGGATGGGTGAGTAGCTGCACTGAATTAAATGCTAAAgtataattaatcttttattacataaaaaataaatgtattctCTAAAATATCAATCATGGTATtcattttctataaaataaaataaaaattattcaaaattacatcattaaatgaaaatagttaactttgtttatatttgatattattaaatatatatttttttatttgtagtgAAAACCAAGAATTTTGGTTTTGAACAGTGTGTACCCCAACAAACCATCAAATCATTCATTAGTCACTACAAGGAATGTATCATTAATATTCCCATGATAATAGATGATTAAAAGTTACATATTCATTTTtcaggaaaagaaagaaaaaaattacattaactaATATTATTATGGTTCTAAAAGAAGAGATACTAGGCTCTCTTTAATTGGAAGAAGAAGAATCACAAGATCAAATGCCTATTATTTAGGTACACACAAaagacatattttttttaaatatataattagcttttattattattgaaaaaaatgtctCTTTCTGTACCTAAATAATGCATTTGATTTTGTAGTCACATAAGACATGGTATTCTGTAGAAGACCTCTCCGTAGGTTTCGTTTTGGATTTTGCACACAAATtcaataaatgtgttttgacAGCATTATAGTAATTATTGTTGTCCATTTCCTGCAACAAGAACCAGGAAATAAATCACATGGGTCCTTTAGATCTTCTGAATGTTGAAGGCGCCACGCTTCTTAATATCCTTCAGAAATGCATCAAGATTCCGGTCAGAGGATCCACCGACCGCCACTGCCTCCTCCGCCGCCTTCTTCCACTTGATCGCATTTTGCTTCAACTCCTCTGCTTTTTCCCCTGACGTTGCTTCCAATAAGCACTTTTTCACCTCATCTCTTGTTACCAATTTATTTGCAGCCATACCATAACCCAATCTTATACCTACTCCAAAAACATCTACCAAGAACTTTGCATTTGTAACTTGATCACCCCATGCTGGAAAAGTCAACATTGGAACTCCTAAAGTAAGTGCTTCCAATGATGAATTCCAACCACAATGTGTTATGAAACATGCCACTGAAGGATGGGCAAGTACTTCCACTTGTGGACTCCAATTCACCACTTTTCCTCTCCCATTTGTTTCTTCCAAAAACCCATCTGGTAAAACATGTGGCTTCAGTCCCAATTCCTTAAGAGGTTGTTTTAACACCCACAAAAACGAAACTTTTGAACTCAATAGCCCATATGCAATTTCAtccacttgttcttgaggaagGTACACAATAGTCCCAAAAGAGATATAAACCACAGAATCTGGTGACTTTGAGTTTAGCCACTCTATAGTATCACAATCATTGCTCTTAACAAAATCACTAGGAATATTGCTTGCATCTTTTGCTTTTGGGTTATTGAACAAAGGACCAACGGGTTTTataaaaatcgatttttttgaAAGATAGTCGATGAATTCATGCTCTAGTTCTTCATATGAATCAACCAATATATATAACACTTTAGACAAGTTCTTGATCTGTTCCAGTATGAGTGCTCTGAGAAATGGATATGAACTAAAAGGATGCAGAAAATCTGGGATTTCATTATATTTAAGAACTACAGAAGATAATTGAACATCAATATAAGGTTCTGTTTCTGTCGGGAAACGTACCAGTTTGTTGCTATAGTTATAGTAAGCAGCTAAAACAGCACTTGATTGAATCCATAATAAAGCAGAAGGAATTTCATGTTCAGCAGCTACATCACAAACCCATGGCAAAAATGGGTTATTAATTAAACATGAAATTGGTTTGTTTGACTCAGcatgattttttataatttgagaaACAAACTGTTTTCCAACAAGCTCAAGCTGATCTGAGTAGGCACcaagatttattttaataggATCATCATCTGATAAACCATCATGAAATAATTCAAAGGTGAGTGAACCATCACCAATTGGAGTGACTGTTTTGTTGGTGATGTTTTTAACAGTTAGCATGCTTTTGCCAGCTTGCTCTGTTGTGGTGAAGATGACAGAGGAACCCTTTGCAGCAAGAGACTTTGCTAGTCTAAGTAGAGGGTTTATGTGTCCTTGTGCTGGATAAGATACAAGGAGGATCTTCATTGGAGCTTCAGATcccattttctttttctttggtgccttttttcttcttcgaccactcttcttttttatataatagagagagagagatatatAGCAGTTTTATATTATAGTGGAGGCAGAGGAGATGACGAGaatatactttttaatttatgaatctAACGATATAATAGTATATGTAATTATCAGCGTTGCTAGCATctgtattgtttttttaaaaaaatatcccCTCGGATCTGACGACAGCTATGACGGCGGggaatgaaaaacaaaatgtgATACGAAAAGTTAagtaatataatataaagttCAAATAAGGTTAGCAAATAAATCAGACAATTTTGCAATCTTAGTCAGAGATATATTAATGAATCTTACTAAGAAACCAAATCCGACAATGACGACTTTTATTTGTTGGCACGTCAAACTTTAATTAGGGGTTATTAAGTATGGTAATTGAAGTTGCATGTGAGTTTGAGTAATTATTTGCAAAATTGAGTAGGTACAAATAAAGATACTTTAGTATTCATTTTTTTGGTTCACGGGTTATCTATATGTAGATATGTTTACTTATATAATcttatgatttttatatatttatttattattgattagtTTGGTTCGGTTTGATCCAAACAAAAagaattgaataaattaattgttttgaATAGGACCTTCGGTTTTTTCGGATCATGGAAGAATTTTCacttcatttttgttttaaaagttCTCGCTGGAGATTACtacaattcatttaaaaatttgcaatattatattatgtattttatgtAAAGGTAATTTGGTCTATTATAACTTGTGCTCATTTTATTGAAAACTCCTAGATATTAAagagaatattttaaataaattaagaagCTCAACACCCTCTTCTTGTAATAATGTATTATTCGTAAGTTAAGAGACGGAAGATTGTGTGTTGTTAAGAAGTTGTGAGGTGTTAgattcaaagaaaacaaaaaaatactcACAAGGACTTGTATTCAATGTTTGAATACTGTTTTGGAAGATAAGAAACTAGAGGTACATATCAGGCTGATAATTGTATTATTGTTTTTGTATTTAGTTTTAGCATTAACATATGTTTCAATAACACTGTTTTTGTGAAAgcctttcaaaatattattttatataaaattaaattaagtggtCATcccttaatattttaaaattgatttttgataaaggttttagataaaaaaattataaactacaATTTAACTCCCTTCTTGTATTTATTTCCCTCACGTTCAGGTGGGAGCACATAATTAGCATCAAGAAGATCTCTCAATAATTAAGTTATAATATTCTATTGTTTTAATcatctctttaattttaatttacagttgtttaatttgtttttattttaattttttagtgtttttttatcataattttatagtCTACATTATTTGAATTCTATATGGGCAGATTACTTGATGCACAAGTAATGCAGTAAAATTGAATCCTTTCATTCCATGTCTTCTACCATTCCAATTCCTCTCATCATAGAAATGTTCTAAATAAGGGTCAAGACTtgaatttcattgtttttattttaaaatatataaatttcaactttaactcgaaaatttgaatcatatttgagcagaacaaaaaataaaatgaaagttgaaACTTTGATTGAACTGTAAATATTGTATAAAAGATTTCATTTTGGAGTTCATTATATACCGCACTTAGTTTTTTTTACAGGTAAACATTAGAAATTAGTAGTTAGATTACTTTCTCCTGATTGAACTCGGACCCCtctttaatattcatttaatgttttttagcTCATCAATCAAAATACGTACAAGAGACAATACCTCACTTTGTATTAAATCgtcttatttttgttaatttttcaaTATCAAACGGGTCGAtttaaatagaaataaattttatacaagattgaagttaaaaaaaaaactatcaaatCGTTAAGATTTACTCCAAATAGATCTGAATTGCACTATCTTTAAcgaaatataagtaaaaaaagcATATGTATCAACCATTCATTGAATTATCAATAATTGATATTCTTcactttattctttaaaataaattgttcactttaaaaaaatcgaatcattattattatgcttctacaaaaaaaaaaccatacaCAAAATAATTACCAAAATATAAGATGTACTATATGAACTTCCTCACCTAATAAGTACTCCTTTGAATTTAAACctaacaaaaaatgaaaataaatttaacttaaattaaatatattttaacttttatttatatttaagttgaaaaaagtactttttattttttggtgttTGCATTCCTTACTATCCAGTACCCACCATTGATGGATGGATGGATTTGCAGGCATTTATATCCTACAATAAAGACAAAGCACATAATCAAGATTCTATGCTATCTTCTTCAAAGTGAATGTTTGGAATTTTGACAAAATCATAGTTATATCATAAATCACTTaaagttttaaatgaaaaattacgACAGTTCACTGTAATTTCGTCTAATTCTCTTTTAATTTCAAGATACATTAAACGTTTAAGGGTCACGTTTCTTAATGTCTTCTATGAATGCATTAAGATGCCAATCAGAGGATCCGCCTACTGCAACCGCAGCCTCCGCCGCCTTCTTCCACTTGATTGCATTTTTCTTCAACTCCTCTGCTTTTTCCCCTGCCATCACTTCCAATAAGCACTTCTTAACCTCATCTCTACTCACCAATTTGTTTTCAGCTCTACTATAACCCAACCTTATTCCAACACCAAAAACATCCACCAAAAACTTTGCATTTGTAACTTGATCACCCCATGCTGGAAATGTCAACACTGGCACTCCTAAAGCAATTGCTTCCATACTTGAATTCCAACCACAATGTGTTATGAAACATGCCAATGAAGGATGAGCCAAAACTTCAACTTGTGGACCCCACTTCACCACTTTTCCTCTCCCATTTGTTTCCTCCAAAAACCCATCAGGCAAAACTATTTCATTAGGAGGTGTTTTTACTTTTAGCACCCACAAAAATGAAACTTGTTTTGAATTCAATAACCCATATGCAATTTCAttcacttgttcttgaggaagAGACACAATGGTCCCAAAAGAGATATAAACAACAGAACTTAGTGGCTTTGAATTTAGCCACTCTATAATATTACAATCATCACTCTTAACAAAATCACCACGAATATTACTTgcacattttatttttggattgtTGAACAATGGACCAATTGGTCTTATGACGACCGATTTATTCGAAATATAATCGATGAAATCATGCTCAAGTTCTTCATATGTATCCACTAATACACACAAAGCTTTAGACAAATTCTTGATTTGTTCCAAGATTAGTGTCCCAAGAAATGGATAGTTATTAAAAGGATGCAAAAGATCTGGAATTTCATTGTGTTTAAGGAGTAAAGAACACAATTGAACATCAATATAAGGTTCTGGTTTTGAAGGGAAACGTGCCAGTTTATGGAAATAGTTATAGTAAGCAGTGAAAACAGCACTTGATTCACTCCAAAGAATAGCAAAAGGAATTTTGTGTTCAGTTGCTACATCACAAACCCAAGgaataaaaatgttgtttatgATGCAAGAAATTGGTGTTTTTAAATCAGCAtaatttttgattattttgGAAACATGTTTTTTTCCAACATGTTCAAGTTGTGGTGTGTAGTCACTGAGATTTGTTCTAATGGGATCATCCTCTTTGAAACCGTCGTCAAAAAAGTTAAATGTGAGCGAACCGTCGCCAATTGGAGTGACGGTTTTGTCAGTGATGTTGCAACCAGTTTGCATGTCTTTGCCAGCTTTCTTTGTTGTGGTGAAAATGACAGAGGAGCCCTTTGCTGCAAGACATTTTGCTAGTCTAAGTAGAGGGTTTATGTGTCCTTGTGCTGGATAGGACACAAGGAGTATATGAATGGGAGCTTTAGACCCCATCTTTTTCCTTTTGTTCTCTTATGTGCTTCTTCAACAATTCTCTCTATTGAGATAGCACTTCAAGATTTAACAATAGTAGTAGGAGAATATCTTTATATATAGACTAAGTTTAGGTT
The genomic region above belongs to Cicer arietinum cultivar CDC Frontier isolate Library 1 chromosome 4, Cicar.CDCFrontier_v2.0, whole genome shotgun sequence and contains:
- the UGT84F2 gene encoding putative UDP-glucose glucosyltransferase, encoding MGSEAPMKILLVSYPAQGHINPLLRLAKSLAAKGSSVIFTTTEQAGKSMLTVKNITNKTVTPIGDGSLTFELFHDGLSDDDPIKINLGAYSDQLELVGKQFVSQIIKNHAESNKPISCLINNPFLPWVCDVAAEHEIPSALLWIQSSAVLAAYYNYSNKLVRFPTETEPYIDVQLSSVVLKYNEIPDFLHPFSSYPFLRALILEQIKNLSKVLYILVDSYEELEHEFIDYLSKKSIFIKPVGPLFNNPKAKDASNIPSDFVKSNDCDTIEWLNSKSPDSVVYISFGTIVYLPQEQVDEIAYGLLSSKVSFLWVLKQPLKELGLKPHVLPDGFLEETNGRGKVVNWSPQVEVLAHPSVACFITHCGWNSSLEALTLGVPMLTFPAWGDQVTNAKFLVDVFGVGIRLGYGMAANKLVTRDEVKKCLLEATSGEKAEELKQNAIKWKKAAEEAVAVGGSSDRNLDAFLKDIKKRGAFNIQKI
- the UGT84F3 gene encoding gallate 1-beta-glucosyltransferase 84A24 translates to MGSKAPIHILLVSYPAQGHINPLLRLAKCLAAKGSSVIFTTTKKAGKDMQTGCNITDKTVTPIGDGSLTFNFFDDGFKEDDPIRTNLSDYTPQLEHVGKKHVSKIIKNYADLKTPISCIINNIFIPWVCDVATEHKIPFAILWSESSAVFTAYYNYFHKLARFPSKPEPYIDVQLCSLLLKHNEIPDLLHPFNNYPFLGTLILEQIKNLSKALCVLVDTYEELEHDFIDYISNKSVVIRPIGPLFNNPKIKCASNIRGDFVKSDDCNIIEWLNSKPLSSVVYISFGTIVSLPQEQVNEIAYGLLNSKQVSFLWVLKVKTPPNEIVLPDGFLEETNGRGKVVKWGPQVEVLAHPSLACFITHCGWNSSMEAIALGVPVLTFPAWGDQVTNAKFLVDVFGVGIRLGYSRAENKLVSRDEVKKCLLEVMAGEKAEELKKNAIKWKKAAEAAVAVGGSSDWHLNAFIEDIKKRDP